The proteins below come from a single Vidua chalybeata isolate OUT-0048 chromosome 1, bVidCha1 merged haplotype, whole genome shotgun sequence genomic window:
- the CCDC201 gene encoding coiled-coil domain-containing protein 201 translates to MKRNHWCNYKGSGNKPDFKMSEEDDSFLNVKRSLKKRMVKHSTPVDSMLSRTIPSFTDLTNQSIKDQDATKKSYGSPMPKSSLSRLLSQVSLVHVDVHIPPMSPKKLSTAFDLQELIKEKSQSSRIVFSRRRLSTVLASDESNQEPAHKIVPNIETQATTRAFVDDAGTPKSGPSWFVSGIPGIKDPLVAKSRKKKSDKTLQRKKEREWLLRQLKNIEEATKHELTIEEA, encoded by the exons ATGAAGAGGAATCATTGGTGCAATTACAAAGGCAGTG gCAATAAACCTGACTTCAAGATGTCAGAGGAAGATGATTCTTTTCTGAATGTTAAAAGATCTCTGAAAAAGAGAATGGTGAAACACAGCACCCCAGTGGACTCAATGCTTTCAAGAACAATTCCATCTTTTACAGATCTGACAAATCAGTCAATCAAGGACCAAGATGCCACAAAGAAATCTTATGGCTCTCCAATGCCAAAATCAAGTCTAAGTAGATTGTTATCTCAAGTATCATTAGTACATGTTGATGTACACATTCCTCCTATGTCCCCAAAAAAGCTTTCAACAGCATTTGATTTGCAAGAACTAATTAAAGAGAAAAGCCAAAGCTCTCGGATTGTATTTTCTAGAAGAAGGCTTTCCACTGTGTTGGCCTCTGATGAATCAAATCAAGAGCCAGCTCACAAAATTGTCCCAAACATAGAAACTCAAGCTACCACCAGAGCATTTGTGGATGATGCAGGAACTCCTAAGAGTGGGCCCTCATGGTTTGTTTCTGGAATACCAGGGATAAAAGATCCCCTGGTAGCAaaatcaagaaagaagaaaagtgataAAACTCTTCAG agaaagaaagaaagagagtgGCTGCTTCGTCAGCTTAAAAACATTGAGGAGGCAACTAAACATGAACTGACAATTGAAGAAGCTTGA